The Pukyongia salina genome segment ATGCCCATGCACATATTGGCGCTTTTAGATACGGATTAACACCTCAGCAATATTGGCCGTTCATGGCCAACCTTGCTTTTGGGGTCACCACGTCTCACGATCCATCTGCCAATACCGAGACAGTATTTACGCTTTCGGAAATGCAAAAGAACGGGACTCTGGTGGGGCCCAGACTTTACTCTACCGGGATTATACTATATGGTGCGGATGGAGATTTTAAAGCCGTTATCAACGACCTGGATGATGCCAGAAGCAGTATACGAAGAACCAAAGCATTTGGCGCCAAAAGTGTAAAGAGTTATAATCAGCCTAGAAGAGAGCAACGGCAGCAAGTTTTAAAAGCAGCTCGGGAAGAAGGTATCAATGTGGTGCCCGAAGGCGGCTCTAATTTCTTCCACAATATCACTATGGTGATCGATGGGCACACCGGAGTGGAACACAATATCCCTGTGGCACCTGTTTACAAGGATGTACTCGAGGTTTGGGGTAAAAGCGGTACCGGTTATACCCCCACTCTAATTGTAAACTATGGCGGGTTAAATGGTGAGTTTTTCTATTACGAAAGAGACAATGTATGGGCAAACGAACGACTTCAGAAATTCATGCCAAGGTCTATCCTGGATAGCCGTTCCAGACACAGAATGAAGATCCCAATGGAAGAATACAAGAATGGGCATATCTTGGTTTCCGAAACCGCAAAGAATCTGGCAGATGCCGGGGTTAAGGTAAATATGGGTGCGCATGGTCAATTGCAAGGACTTGGGGCCCATTGGGAGACCTGGATGCTGGCTGCAGGGGGAATGTCGAATATGGAAGCCCTTAAAGCGGCGACTATCAACGCTGCCCAATATATTGGTGCCGGAGAAGATATAGGTTCGTTAAAGGTGGGAAAAATGGCAGATCTGATCGTGCTCAATGATAACCCCCTTGATAATATTGAGAATACCGAAAATATTGAAATGGTGATGGTTAACGGTCGTTTGTACGATGCCGAAACCATGAACGAAATTGGGAATAGAACTAAAGAACGTCTGCCGTTCTGGTGGGAACAGAACAAATACAACCAGTCCTTTCCATGGCATGCCGAAACACAGAGTTTTCTGGACGGCGGATGTGGTTGCCAGAGTGGTCATTAACAGAAATGTATTTAGCCCAATTAAATATAGCCGAAGCAATTGCCCCTATGGACGACCCTGTGATGGCAGACTTCGTAAGCAATATTGAGCGAATCAATTCGCTGGCCGAGAAAAGTCCGGGTTACATATGGAGACTCACGGATGAGGAAGGAGAAAACTCATATTCCATGCAACTGTTCGATTCGGAATATATCGTTACCAATATGAGTGTGTGGAAGGATCGCGACAGTTTGTTCGATTTCGTATATAATACGGCCCATGTTGAGATATTTAAACGGCGGAAAGAATGGTTTGCTAAAATGCCACAAATGCATATGGTCTTATGGTATATTGAAGAAGGACATATTCCCGATATCAACGAGGCCAAAGAACGACTCCAACATTTACGAGAGCACGGTAAAAGTCAATACGCATTTACCTTTAAAGATAATTTTTAGCGATTAAAACTTTCCGTTGAGCGAAAACAGCTTACGGCAGGTTATAATTAATGATTAGATTAAATTTACTGGTCTAAAATTTGTAACTTTAGCGATAGTAACACTAAATTTAAAATAACATGGTTAAAGCAAAATACCAAAGCGTTCTTGATCTTGGAGAACAGTTAAATATTCAGGATGGAGATGTTCAAGTAAAAGGTAATCAGCTGGAAGTTCGTGGAACTGCAGCTACACAATATGAAAAAGACCTACTCTGGGATGAAATTAAACGAGTAGGTGGTGAAAACCCGAGTGATATCATGGCAGATATTAAGGTTGCGGACACTTCGGTATACGCCCGTCATACAGTAAAAAGTGGAGAATCTTTAAGTAAGATCGCCAAAAATTACTACGGAGACCCAATGAAATACAATGCTATTTTCGAGGCTAATAGAAATATCCTCAAAAATCCGGATCTTATCCATCCGGGACAGGAACTAGTGATCCCAAACCTGTAAGTAGTAAATAAAAGCTTAAATTTAACTGCCCTCCTATTTAGGGGCAGTTTTTTTTTATGTTCGAATTCTTCTCAGAAATCAACCTTGTTTATATTCCGCTACTGTTCTTACTGGGAACGGCCACTTTTACGCTATCCACTATTAGCGGAGGCGGGGGTGCAATGATGCAGATCCCCATCTTGAACTTTTTAATTGGCACAACTCAAACAGCCCCGGTGATCAATCTGGGAGCCTTGATAAGCCGTCCTTCTCGTATTATTATCTTCTGGAAGCATATCGTCTGGAAGGTTTTCTGGTATTTTGTACCTGCCGCAGTAGGTGCAGCCATATTAGCGGGATATTTATTTTCGAAGGTACAGATCGTGTGGGTACAGATCCTGGTAGGTTTGTTTCTTGTAAGTACTGTATTTCAATATAAATTTGGAAAGGAATCCAAATCGTTTCCTGTAAAATTGTGGTATTTCACTCCTTTAGGATTTTTTGTGGGAATAGTAGGAACATTTACCGGTGGCATGGGGCCAATTCTCAATCCGTTTTTCCTTAATGCCGGGATCACCAAGGAGGAACTTGTAGGTACTAAGGCCGCGCAGTCATTATTCCTGGGTATGGCCCAGGTAGGAAGTTATAGTTTTTTTGGACTTCTGAATCGTGAACTCTGGATCTACGGAATTGCCCTGGGATTAGGCGCTACCATTGGGAACCTGTTTGGGAAAATATTGCTTGCCCGAATGAGCAAACTTAGTTTCCGGCGTTGGGTGATCGTTATCATGGTAATAAGTGGCATAGTACTTATTATAAAAGCTATACCCGAATTATAAAAAAAGGCCGGATAAACCGGCCTGTTGTCTTTAAGATATATTGATCTTACGCGGAGGTTGACGCTTAGCTTCTTCTTTCTTCGGAAGCTCAAGTTTAAGGATACCATCCACATAATTTGCTTTGATCTTGTCTTCCTCTACAGTTTCCGGAAGTGAGAAACTTCTCTTAAAGGAAGCATATCCAAATTCCCTGCGAGTATAGTTATCTTCATTGGTTTCTTCGTTGTTCTCTATTTCAGAAGAGATGGAAAGAACCTGATTGTCTATCTCAATATGGAAATCGGATTTCTTCATACCCGGTACTGCCATTTCTACATGATAGGCATCGTCTAATTCGATGATGTTCACCATTGGCAAGCTAAGCCCGGTATTGAAGTTAGGTCTGAAAATACTTGGCAAATCATTATTGAACAAATCGTCGATCCATGAAGACCAGGTAGGAAATGTACCTGTTAGACTACCTGAATTTGTTTTTGCCAAACTTCCATTTTTAGGTGCTTTCACTAAAGTACTCATAATAAAAAATTTAAGTTAGACATTCGATTTACATCCATACCTATGCAAATTTTTTGCCAAACGGAAAATTCTGAAAAAATTTCAGTTTTATTACCATAAGAGTAACAGTAGGGCCTGACAGAGGGTTGGAAACAGCCGGAAACGAAAAAATGTCAGTCTGTTAAAGACCACTTATATAACCACCATAAACATCTTTAAACCTCATTCCATCGCTTAAGTTGTATTTACTTAATTTACGATATTCTACCAGCGCCCATAGCACTAATTCCTTTACAAATGATCTGTCGCGTTCATCGATATCGGGCAAATGGTCGTTTACAAGTTCATCGAGTGGTTCGATCCTGTTTAACTGCTGTTTGTATTCATCATCTGAAAGAGAATCCAGAAGTTCGAAGCCACTTTGCTCGAAGAACCAGGCCACGATCTCGGTATAAGGATCTTGTTCGGTCTCCTTTTGTAGTTTCTCTATCTTCGGAAAATAAGTATCGAATTGCGCTTTCACTGCATCTGCGATTAACTGTTGAGCTACCTGGGACGCGCCTTCCTGCTCACCTTCATAAACAAGCTCCACCTTTCCGGTGATAGATGGGATAATTCCCACAAAATCCCCCAATCGAACCGAGGTTTCACGGGCTCCATTCTGAAGTGCCCTGCGCTCGGCAGTGCTTAAAAGGTTTTCAAAAGCGGTGATGCTCATACGGGCGCTAACCCCGCTTTTCGCATCAATAAATTCACTTTCACGCGCCTGAAAACTTATCTCTTCCAATATATCCTTAGCAATTTCCGGCACGTATACATGTTGTTTCTCCGCCATCGCCTGCGCCGCTTCCTGTTGGGTGATGGTGCGAGCCGTCTCTATGTCCTCCGGATAATGAGTTAATATCTGTGATCCTATCCTGTCCTTTAATGGAGTAACAATGCTACCCCTGTTGGTATAGTCTTCGGGATTGGCCGTGAATACAAATTGGATATCTAATGGTAAACGCAACTTAAAACCTCGAATCTGTACATCACCTTCCTGCAGGATATTAAATAAGGCTACCTGTATTCTCGCCTGTAGATCCGGAAGTTCATTGATCACGAATATACTCCTGTTCGCCCGAGGGATCATGCCATAGTGGATTACCCGATCATCGGCATAGGTAAGTTTAAGATTTGCCGCCTTGATAGGATCCACGTCTCCAATAAGATCTGCAACGGTCACGTCTGGAGTAGCCAGCTTCTCGGCAAACCGCTCATCGCGATGCACCCATGATATGGGGGTGTTATCACCTTTCTCTGCCAGCAATTCCCTGGCGTAACGGGAAATTGGCTTGAAAGGATCGTCGTTGATCTCACTCCCCTCAACCACCGGAATAAATTCATCGAGCAAGGTGGTCATTTGCCTGGCCAATCTTGTTTTGGCCTGTCCACGCAGACCCAGCAAATTGATATTGTGTCTGGATAAGATGGCGCGTTCCAACTCCGGGATCACCGTGTATTCGTACCCATGTATACCTTTAAAGGTGGTTTCCTTCTTCATTATTTTCTGAAGGAGATTTCTTCTCAATTCATCCTTAACCGATTTATATTCGTAGCCCTGTGCTTTAAGCTCACCAAAGGTTTTTATTTTTTCAATCTTCATATGCAATTATCTAATTTTCTTTCTTCTGTTTGTTTCGTAATCTGTAAATATCATCTCCCCCAGCCCTTTCAATCCCGTGTAAAATGCTTTTCCTTGGTTTGCCTCGGTAAAATGGTCCACAAACTGCATCAAATAAGGATCCTCGGCTATCATAAAGGTAGTAATGGGTATATGTAGTTTACGGGCCTGGCGTGCCATCATATAACATTTGCTAACGATATGCGGGTCCAGGCCTACACTATTCTTATAGTATTGGCCATCGGGTAATTGCAGACAACTAGGTTTCCCATCGGTGATCATAAAGATCTGTTTGTTGGTGTTTCGTTTTCTGCGCAGCATATCCATTGCCAACTGAAGCCCGGCAACTGTATTGGTATGATATGGGCCTACATTGAGATAAGGCAGGTCTTTTATTTTTATTGGCCATGCGTCGTTACCAAATACCAGAATATCGAGAGTATCTTTGGGGTATCTGGTAGTAATTAATTCTGAAAGTGCCATAGCAACCTTTTTTGCCGGGGTAATTCGGTCTTCCCCGTAGAGGATCATACTATGACTGATATCGATCATAAGCACTGTGCTCATTTGTGCCTTATACATGGTTTCCTCAACCACCAGGTCGTTCTCGGTGAGATGGAAATCCCCTACTCCGTGGTTTATCTGGGCATTTTTTAAACTTTCGGTCATCGATATGCTATCGAGGGCATCGCCAAACTGATAGTTCCTGAATTCGCCTGCTTTCTCATCGCCACGCCCAGTGCTTTTGGTCTTATGGTTACCCGCTCCACTGCGTTTTAATTTTCCAAAGATCTGTTCCAATGCACGTTTGCGAAGTACTTGTTCAAGCTTTTCGGTCATCTTCGACCCTCCTTCACCTCTACCGGTGCCATCTCCCTTTGGAACATATTCTTCACGTATATACCCCTTTTTCTTCAGGTCTTCTATAAAATCTTCTATGCTGTAATCGGGGGTTGTTATTTTGTATTCCTCATCCAGTTGTCGCAGCCAGTCTATCGCCTCATCAAAATCACCAGAAGTATGTGTAATTAATTCCTGAAAGATCTCGAAAAGTCGTTCAAATGGAGATTGTTCCTTCGGGACGTGCTTTGTGAACACGAATCCGGAGGGGCGAGGTTTCTTTTTCATAACATAAAGATACTTAAATTCAGAAGAAAAAAACCGGGCCCTTAACAGCCTTTTAAGAGATGTAACATTTCATTTTATTACCTTTAAGATTCTGAAAACCTAAAACGAATCAATACCCAATGAAAAAGTTATTTTTCCTCTCTTTTGTCCTCATTTCATCTACACTTTTTTCACAAAAACTTTCCATGGACCTAATGAAAGATCTGAAGCCCCGAAACATTGGCCCGGGTGGTATGTCCGGTCGGGTAACGGCGATCGATGTGGTGATCCAGGATCCGGATATAATGTATGTTGGTACAGCATCAGGAGGATTGTGGAAATCTACTAGTGGCGGCATAAAATGGTTCCCAATATTTGATGATCAACCTACTGCTTCCATTGGGGCGGTGGCAATTCAGCAAAGCAATCCTTCTGTTATATGGGTAGGCACCGGGGAAGGTAACCCGCGAAATAGCCTTAATGGTGGTTTTGGTGTATACAAATCACTGGACGGTGGTAAGAACTGGAAATCCATGGGGCTGGAAAAAACGCGGCATATTCACCGGATCATCGTAGATCCTACCGATCCTAACACAGTGTATGTTGGTGCAATAGGCAGCCCATGGGGAATTCATCCGGAACGTGGTGTTTTTAAGACCACCGACGGTGGTAAGACCTGGAAGAAAATACTTTATACAAACGACAAATCCGGCGTGGCAGATATGGTTATGGACCCTACCAACCCCAATAAGATCATAGTCGCCATGTGGGAACACAAACGCGATCCCTGGTTTTTTAAATCGGGAGGAAAAGGCAGTGGATTGTACATCACTCATGACGGTGGTGAGACCTGGGAGCAGCGTACCGATGCCGACGGACTTCCAAAAGGTGATCTTGGCCGTATGGGAATCGCTATTGCCAGAAATAAACCTAATATCATTTATGCCCTGGTGGAAGCCAAGAAAAATGCCCTCTACAAAAGTGAAGATGGAGGGTTTAAATGGAAAAAAGTGAACGATAAGAATGATATTGGTAACCGCCCTTTCTATTATTCTGAAATATATGTAGACCCTCAAAATGAGAACAGGGTATACAGTGTGTTCACTTATGTGAATGTCTCCGAGGATGGCGGAAAGAATTTCGACCAACTTATGCCTGCATACGGTGTTGATAATGGAGTTCACCCCGATCATCACGCCTGGTGGATACATCCGGAGGATGGAAGTTTTATGATAGATGGAAATGATGGTGGGATGAATATTACTAAGGACGGTGGTAAGACCTGGCGTTTTATTGGTAATCTACCGGTGGCCCAGTTCTATCATATAGCAGTGGATAACGAATTTCCTTATAACGTTTACGGTGGGATGCAGGACAACGGAAGTTGGCGCGGTCCGGCCTACGTGTGGAAATCACAGGGGATACGAAACAGTTACTGGCAAGAGATCTCCTTTGGAGATGGCTTTGATGTAGTCCCCGATCCGGACGACAGCCGTTATGGCTGGAGTATGAGTCAGCAGGGCTTTGTAAGCCGCTACGATTGGATGACCGGTAACAACTATTCTGTGCGTCCTACCCACCCCGATCCGGAAATGAAACTACGCTTCAACTGGAACGCGGCTATTAATATAGATCCCTTTAATAGTAGTACTATTTACTTCGGAAGTCAGTTTGTCCATAAAAGCACCGATAAAGGTTTAACCTGGGAGATCATTTCCCCGGATCTCACCACGAACGATCCCGAGAAACAGAAGCAACACGAAAGTGGAGGATTAACCATGGACGCTACGGGCGCCGAGAACCATACTACAATTCTAGTGATAGAACCCTCCCCGTTGGAGCAGAATATGCTCTGGGTGGGGACCGATGACGGCAGGGTGCATTACACTCAAAATGGGGGTGCAAGTTGGACAGAAGTATCCGGTAACATTAAAGGCTTACCCGCCGGAAGCTGGATCGTCCAGATAAAAGCATCCAATAAAAATAAAGGAGAAGCATTATTGGTAGCTAACGATTACAGGCGTTTTAATTATACACCCTATGCTTACCGAACCACAGATTATGGAAAGACCTGGAATCGTATTGTAGACAGTGAGGATGTGATTAGCTATGCGCTGTGCATTGTAGAAGATCCCGTAGAAAAGAACCTCTTGTTTTTAGGTACCGATGACGGATTATATGTATCTGTAGACGGTGCTGCCAACTGGGCTAAATGGGATCATGGTTTTCCAACTACTTCGGTAAAGGACCTGGTTATTCAACCCAGGGAACACGATCTGGTAGTTGGTACTTTTGGGAGGGCAGCCTGGGTGCTGGATGATATCAGGCCCTTGCGTGAAATTGCGCGAAACCGCACACTCATGGAACAACAAGTAAAATTATTCGATCCACCGGTTGCCTATCAGGCTGCTTACCAACAGCCCACCGGAAGCAGGTTTGGCGGAGATGCGATCTACAATGCTGAAAACAGACCTTATGGTGCCAATTTTACCTACTATTTCAA includes the following:
- a CDS encoding Hsp20/alpha crystallin family protein, translated to MSTLVKAPKNGSLAKTNSGSLTGTFPTWSSWIDDLFNNDLPSIFRPNFNTGLSLPMVNIIELDDAYHVEMAVPGMKKSDFHIEIDNQVLSISSEIENNEETNEDNYTRREFGYASFKRSFSLPETVEEDKIKANYVDGILKLELPKKEEAKRQPPRKINIS
- a CDS encoding VPS10 domain-containing protein produces the protein MKKLFFLSFVLISSTLFSQKLSMDLMKDLKPRNIGPGGMSGRVTAIDVVIQDPDIMYVGTASGGLWKSTSGGIKWFPIFDDQPTASIGAVAIQQSNPSVIWVGTGEGNPRNSLNGGFGVYKSLDGGKNWKSMGLEKTRHIHRIIVDPTDPNTVYVGAIGSPWGIHPERGVFKTTDGGKTWKKILYTNDKSGVADMVMDPTNPNKIIVAMWEHKRDPWFFKSGGKGSGLYITHDGGETWEQRTDADGLPKGDLGRMGIAIARNKPNIIYALVEAKKNALYKSEDGGFKWKKVNDKNDIGNRPFYYSEIYVDPQNENRVYSVFTYVNVSEDGGKNFDQLMPAYGVDNGVHPDHHAWWIHPEDGSFMIDGNDGGMNITKDGGKTWRFIGNLPVAQFYHIAVDNEFPYNVYGGMQDNGSWRGPAYVWKSQGIRNSYWQEISFGDGFDVVPDPDDSRYGWSMSQQGFVSRYDWMTGNNYSVRPTHPDPEMKLRFNWNAAINIDPFNSSTIYFGSQFVHKSTDKGLTWEIISPDLTTNDPEKQKQHESGGLTMDATGAENHTTILVIEPSPLEQNMLWVGTDDGRVHYTQNGGASWTEVSGNIKGLPAGSWIVQIKASNKNKGEALLVANDYRRFNYTPYAYRTTDYGKTWNRIVDSEDVISYALCIVEDPVEKNLLFLGTDDGLYVSVDGAANWAKWDHGFPTTSVKDLVIQPREHDLVVGTFGRAAWVLDDIRPLREIARNRTLMEQQVKLFDPPVAYQAAYQQPTGSRFGGDAIYNAENRPYGANFTYYFKKVESEKDSEKKKEEKESDDETNSDDSIVEDTTGKHKDSLYLRLYNGNTLIRTLKRKIPDSSGVYRWRWFMDEAGVSRPSRRIREQKNEPGGVSVKPGTYRAELSYMDVKSSTTIKVESDPRLDIPQKAINESYSARKELQKMTGIAAEAVKQLVESKTTVEEFQKKLKKKDKEKYRDELKLGKDLIKKIDSLIALYIGKEDKRQGITRNPEVTVMRRIGTASGYAGSRPNGLTATEERLIRQAKDQFDSVIRETNEFFVTEWSQYKSKMEQMDLSPFKETKTF
- a CDS encoding sulfite exporter TauE/SafE family protein: MFEFFSEINLVYIPLLFLLGTATFTLSTISGGGGAMMQIPILNFLIGTTQTAPVINLGALISRPSRIIIFWKHIVWKVFWYFVPAAVGAAILAGYLFSKVQIVWVQILVGLFLVSTVFQYKFGKESKSFPVKLWYFTPLGFFVGIVGTFTGGMGPILNPFFLNAGITKEELVGTKAAQSLFLGMAQVGSYSFFGLLNRELWIYGIALGLGATIGNLFGKILLARMSKLSFRRWVIVIMVISGIVLIIKAIPEL
- a CDS encoding LysM peptidoglycan-binding domain-containing protein — protein: MVKAKYQSVLDLGEQLNIQDGDVQVKGNQLEVRGTAATQYEKDLLWDEIKRVGGENPSDIMADIKVADTSVYARHTVKSGESLSKIAKNYYGDPMKYNAIFEANRNILKNPDLIHPGQELVIPNL
- a CDS encoding vWA domain-containing protein, with amino-acid sequence MKKKPRPSGFVFTKHVPKEQSPFERLFEIFQELITHTSGDFDEAIDWLRQLDEEYKITTPDYSIEDFIEDLKKKGYIREEYVPKGDGTGRGEGGSKMTEKLEQVLRKRALEQIFGKLKRSGAGNHKTKSTGRGDEKAGEFRNYQFGDALDSISMTESLKNAQINHGVGDFHLTENDLVVEETMYKAQMSTVLMIDISHSMILYGEDRITPAKKVAMALSELITTRYPKDTLDILVFGNDAWPIKIKDLPYLNVGPYHTNTVAGLQLAMDMLRRKRNTNKQIFMITDGKPSCLQLPDGQYYKNSVGLDPHIVSKCYMMARQARKLHIPITTFMIAEDPYLMQFVDHFTEANQGKAFYTGLKGLGEMIFTDYETNRRKKIR
- a CDS encoding DUF3291 domain-containing protein, translated to MYLAQLNIAEAIAPMDDPVMADFVSNIERINSLAEKSPGYIWRLTDEEGENSYSMQLFDSEYIVTNMSVWKDRDSLFDFVYNTAHVEIFKRRKEWFAKMPQMHMVLWYIEEGHIPDINEAKERLQHLREHGKSQYAFTFKDNF
- a CDS encoding sigma 54-interacting transcriptional regulator, which produces MKIEKIKTFGELKAQGYEYKSVKDELRRNLLQKIMKKETTFKGIHGYEYTVIPELERAILSRHNINLLGLRGQAKTRLARQMTTLLDEFIPVVEGSEINDDPFKPISRYARELLAEKGDNTPISWVHRDERFAEKLATPDVTVADLIGDVDPIKAANLKLTYADDRVIHYGMIPRANRSIFVINELPDLQARIQVALFNILQEGDVQIRGFKLRLPLDIQFVFTANPEDYTNRGSIVTPLKDRIGSQILTHYPEDIETARTITQQEAAQAMAEKQHVYVPEIAKDILEEISFQARESEFIDAKSGVSARMSITAFENLLSTAERRALQNGARETSVRLGDFVGIIPSITGKVELVYEGEQEGASQVAQQLIADAVKAQFDTYFPKIEKLQKETEQDPYTEIVAWFFEQSGFELLDSLSDDEYKQQLNRIEPLDELVNDHLPDIDERDRSFVKELVLWALVEYRKLSKYNLSDGMRFKDVYGGYISGL